A single genomic interval of Aureliella helgolandensis harbors:
- a CDS encoding esterase/lipase family protein — translation MPNDFTRPSQQPRTTPGGWLRSWCLLVCVYSVAIGGGCATQRFLIHRDVPANPLNAQLELLTRSGPKITSRTDSVLRRYALSDLYETEPRRCLEEMQSLLESETEGELVYGVSELAYILGKRQEKNHHEPEALDLYAIAVSNAYMYLFSNEFDVVRNPYDPQFRGACDLYNESLEATLRLINRDGHLKPGYSYQLTTGTQTYEVPVQVRGKWGNADFERFEFVSDYELEGLPASGLTYGLGVPLIAVRKKGDPSDPREQYYPDGLSFPVTALLRVVKPGSMPGSGAVRRHHCVLELHDPLDAVDLSLAGRLVPLQTDLSTSLAYFLDSDQFRETDQATLGLIDPQRSQKHRGIFMLEPFDPKRIPVVMVHGLWSSPVTWMPMFNDLRSFAKIRENYQFWFYQYPTGQPFWSSATQMREDLTALRQQLDPDHRYQALDYTVLVGHSMGGLVSRMQTIDSGDQFWQIMSEEPFEKINGNPEALAKLHKAAYFKASHDIKRVVTIGTPHRGSDYANDTTRWLGRKLIRLPTMMVATTQDLVNQNPGVFLNADLLINSTSIDSLSPESPVFPVMLRAPRPDWVTYHNIIGLNPTRSWLGTEKEATGDGVVEYGSAHMDDVVSEITVKSEHQNIHRHPQAILEVRRILLEHLDSVQAEYRVAQRLAQLEAQRASEPVLAASSERRAATPGLPPLADPRPRAAVVQATYAQE, via the coding sequence ATGCCCAACGACTTCACCCGACCTAGCCAGCAACCGCGTACCACGCCCGGTGGATGGTTGCGCAGTTGGTGCCTTCTGGTGTGCGTCTACAGTGTTGCGATCGGCGGCGGTTGTGCTACGCAGCGCTTCCTCATTCATCGCGATGTGCCTGCCAATCCGCTCAATGCCCAGTTGGAGTTGTTGACGCGGTCGGGCCCGAAGATTACCTCACGGACCGATTCGGTACTCCGCCGCTACGCGCTCAGTGACTTGTATGAAACGGAACCCCGCCGGTGCTTGGAGGAAATGCAGTCGCTGCTCGAATCCGAAACCGAGGGAGAATTGGTTTACGGCGTTAGCGAACTGGCCTATATCTTGGGCAAGCGCCAGGAAAAGAATCATCACGAACCGGAAGCGCTCGATTTGTACGCGATTGCCGTTAGCAACGCCTACATGTACTTGTTTTCCAATGAATTCGATGTGGTCCGGAATCCCTACGATCCCCAATTTCGAGGCGCATGCGACCTCTACAACGAGTCGCTCGAAGCGACCCTGCGGCTCATCAATCGAGATGGACACCTGAAGCCGGGCTACAGCTACCAACTCACCACCGGCACCCAAACTTACGAAGTGCCCGTCCAGGTCCGCGGGAAGTGGGGGAACGCCGATTTCGAACGCTTCGAATTCGTAAGCGACTATGAGCTGGAGGGATTGCCCGCATCGGGGCTGACCTACGGATTGGGCGTTCCCTTGATCGCCGTCCGTAAGAAAGGGGATCCGTCCGACCCCCGCGAACAATACTATCCAGACGGCTTGAGCTTTCCCGTAACGGCGCTGCTGCGAGTGGTGAAACCGGGAAGTATGCCAGGCAGCGGCGCGGTTCGTCGGCATCATTGTGTCTTGGAATTGCACGATCCCCTAGACGCGGTCGATCTGTCACTCGCCGGACGCTTGGTCCCTCTGCAGACCGACCTGAGCACGTCGCTGGCCTATTTCCTCGATAGTGATCAATTTAGGGAAACGGACCAAGCCACGCTCGGATTGATTGACCCTCAGCGGTCGCAGAAGCATCGCGGCATCTTCATGCTCGAGCCCTTCGACCCGAAGCGTATTCCGGTCGTGATGGTCCACGGGCTTTGGTCCAGTCCCGTAACGTGGATGCCTATGTTCAACGATTTGCGGAGCTTTGCCAAGATTCGCGAAAATTACCAGTTCTGGTTCTACCAATACCCTACCGGCCAGCCCTTTTGGAGCAGTGCCACGCAGATGCGTGAAGACCTCACCGCACTGCGCCAGCAATTGGATCCCGACCACCGCTACCAGGCGCTGGATTACACGGTCCTAGTAGGGCATAGTATGGGCGGTCTCGTCAGTCGCATGCAGACGATCGACAGCGGGGATCAGTTCTGGCAAATTATGAGCGAAGAGCCCTTCGAAAAAATCAACGGAAATCCCGAGGCCTTGGCCAAATTGCATAAGGCGGCTTATTTTAAGGCCAGTCATGACATCAAACGTGTCGTGACGATTGGAACGCCGCACCGCGGCAGCGACTACGCCAACGATACGACACGTTGGTTGGGACGGAAATTGATTCGCTTGCCGACCATGATGGTTGCGACAACGCAAGACTTGGTCAACCAAAACCCAGGTGTTTTCCTGAATGCGGATTTGCTGATTAACAGCACGAGTATCGATTCCTTGAGTCCCGAATCGCCAGTCTTCCCAGTGATGTTGCGAGCGCCACGACCCGATTGGGTGACCTATCACAATATCATCGGGCTCAACCCGACACGGAGTTGGTTAGGCACCGAGAAGGAAGCGACCGGAGATGGAGTGGTAGAGTACGGGAGCGCTCACATGGATGATGTGGTGAGTGAAATCACCGTCAAATCGGAGCATCAGAATATTCATCGCCATCCCCAAGCGATTCTAGAGGTACGGCGTATTTTGCTTGAGCATCTCGATTCCGTCCAAGCGGAGTATCGAGTTGCACAGCGATTGGCCCAATTAGAAGCACAGCGGGCTTCCGAGCCTGTATTGGCAGCCAGTAGTGAACGGCGGGCTGCCACTCCTGGACTACCTCCCCTGGCTGATCCGCGTCCTCGGGCCGCCGTGGTGCAGGCGACCTACGCTCAAGAGTAA